A single Dermacentor variabilis isolate Ectoservices chromosome 9, ASM5094787v1, whole genome shotgun sequence DNA region contains:
- the LOC142557170 gene encoding lysosomal cobalamin transporter ABCD4-like isoform X1 encodes MSSGTYQRITSINVGPPRHVEPSESSSSDMERLALDCLFFRRFRRLAGIVLSNVAAVLVMVVLLVLSVAYEVIVYQVGLTTSQFYVVLGKKHWWGFLNQTAFCLGLIALVACIKSAKQYVSSTVTVQWRQLLTKRLQELYFSRKVHYRVNVVETAIDNPDQRITQDVDRLCQVLSDIVPTLLISPFTIAYYSYQSFSVAGYIGPLAVFVYFIISTVVSKLLITRVVPRVYELEKQEGRFRYKHAQIRANSESVAFLDGEFAELDSTEDHLLELVKAQQSVYNRQFPLNLGVYFTDYAGSILSFLIIAVPLFSGAYDDISTADLSGIISKNTFVSMYLISCFSKLVDLSSGISTVAGNTHRISVLLERMEAINEEDDLLEKIKQAKKPHGDDDTDTGDEVVPQFILKNMSYGSPYDDNIFVEGLTLELSPPKSVFVTGPSNSGKTSLLRILKGLWSPSSGSVIREFGGSLFLPQVTWFGSGSLRSQLYYPYTPPRTTPQEEGEIWRLIELADLGHLLKRSGGLDSSLLPMWYESLSPGERQRLSFLRVLCQRPKMALLDEATSALDEDTQVKLYRECRKLGIATVTIGHHACLEPLHDTTLELHGAAKGGTWRLKESDQTNHGDSAAVDNSHS; translated from the exons ATGTCCTCCGGTACCTATCAGCGCATCACGTCCATCAACGTGGGACCACCGCGGCACGTGGAACCCAGCGAGAGCTCTAGCTCGGACATGGAGCGTCTCGCCTTGGACTGCCTGTTCTTCCGGCGCTTCCGCAGACTCGCTGGCATCGTGCTTTCGAATGTCGCCGCCGTGCTTGTGATGGTTGTGCTGCTCGTCTTGTCCGTCGCGTACGAAGTGATCGTCTATCAGGTGGGGCTCACGACAAGCCAGTTCTACGTCGTCCTCGGCAAGAAACACTGGTGGGGTTTCCTAAACCAAACGGCCTTCTGTCTCGGCCTCATCGCGCTTGTTGCGTGCATCAAGAGCGCCAAGCAGTACGTGTCGAGCACGGTCACCGTGCAGTGGCGGCAGCTTCTCACCAAGCGTCTCCAGGAGCTGTACTTCTCGCGCAAGGTCCACTACCGGGTCAACGTGGTCGAGACGGCGATCGACAACCCGGACCAGCGCATCACGCAAGATGTGGACCGACTCTGTCAAGTGCTCAGCGACATCGTGCCCACCCTGCTCATATCACCCTTCACGATAGCCTACTACAGTTACCAGTCTTTCAGCGTCGCGGGGTACATCGGCCCGCTGGCAGTTTTTGTCTACTTTATCATCAGCACGGTTGTGAGCAAGCTTCTCATCACGCGCGTTGTGCCCAGAGTGTACGAGCTGGAAAAGCAAGAAGGTCGCTTCCGGTACAAGCACGCTCAAATAAGGGCAAACTCGGAGTCTGTTGCCTTCTTAGATGGGGAATTCGCTGAGCTGGACTCGACGGAGGACCACCTGCTGGAACTTGTCAAGGCGCAGCAGTCAGTCTATAACCGCCAGTTCCCTCTCAACCTCGGTGTCTACTTTACGGACTATGCAGGCAGCATCCTGAGTTTCCTCATCATAGCAGTGCCCCTCTTCAGTGGCGCGTACGATGATATCTCGACGGCCGACCTCAGTGGAATTATCAGCAAAAACACCTTCGTGTCCATGTACCTGATCAGTTGCTTCAGTAAGTTGGTAGACTTGTCCAGCGGGATTTCAACGGTGGCTGGCAACACGCACAGGATCTCTGTTCTGTTGGAGAGGATGGAAGCTATCAACGAGGAGGATGACCTTCTGGAAAAGATTAAGCAGGCAAAGAAGCCGCACGGTGATGATGACACCGACACAGGTgatg AAGTGGTGCCACAGTTCATTCTCAAGAACATGTCCTATGGAAGTCCGTACGATGACAACATCTTTGTCGAAGGGCTCACGCTCGAGCTGAGCCCCCCAAAGAGCGTCTTTGTCACAGGACCGAGCAACAGCGGCAAGACGTCCCTGCTGAGAATACTTAAGGGCCTGTGGTCACCGTCTTCTGGATCTGTCATCAGAGAGTTTGGCGGCTCTCTGTTCCTGCCGCAAGTGACATGGTTTGGGAGCGGCAGCCTCAGGTCCCAGCTCTACTACCCGTACACCCCGCCAAGGACCACACCACAGGAAGAGGGAGAGATATGGAG GCTCATCGAGCTAGCTGATCTGGGACACCTTCTGAAGCGATCTGGGGGACTTGATTCTTCCCTGCTGCCCATGTGGTACGAATCGCTGTCCCCAGGCGAACGACAGCGGCTGAGCTTCCTGCGCGTCTTGTGCCAGAGGCCCAAGATGGCCCTCCTTGACGAAGCCACCAGTGCGCTCGACGAGGACACACAGGTGAAGCTTTACCGCGAGTGTCGCAAGCTGGGCATCGCCACTGTGACCATCGGTCACCACGCCTGCCTCGAGCCTCTGCACGACACCACCCTGGAACTTCACGGGGCTGCAAAGGGCGGAACTTGGAGGTTGAAAGAATCGGACCAAACCAATCATGGCGACTCTGCTGCTGTTGATAACTCACACTCTTGA
- the LOC142557170 gene encoding lysosomal cobalamin transporter ABCD4-like isoform X2 yields MSSGTYQRITSINVGPPRHVEPSESSSSDMERLALDCLFFRRFRRLAGIVLSNVAAVLVMVVLLVLSVAYEVIVYQVGLTTSQFYVVLGKKHWWGFLNQTAFCLGLIALVACIKSAKQYVSSTVTVQWRQLLTKRLQELYFSRKVHYRVNVVETAIDNPDQRITQDVDRLCQVLSDIVPTLLISPFTIAYYSYQSFSVAGYIGPLAVFVYFIISTVVSKLLITRVVPRVYELEKQEGRFRYKHAQIRANSESVAFLDGEFAELDSTEDHLLELVKAQQSVYNRQFPLNLGVYFTDYAGSILSFLIIAVPLFSGAYDDISTADLSGIISKNTFVSMYLISCFSKLVDLSSGISTVAGNTHRISVLLERMEAINEEDDLLEKIKQAKKPHGDDDTDTEVVPQFILKNMSYGSPYDDNIFVEGLTLELSPPKSVFVTGPSNSGKTSLLRILKGLWSPSSGSVIREFGGSLFLPQVTWFGSGSLRSQLYYPYTPPRTTPQEEGEIWRLIELADLGHLLKRSGGLDSSLLPMWYESLSPGERQRLSFLRVLCQRPKMALLDEATSALDEDTQVKLYRECRKLGIATVTIGHHACLEPLHDTTLELHGAAKGGTWRLKESDQTNHGDSAAVDNSHS; encoded by the exons ATGTCCTCCGGTACCTATCAGCGCATCACGTCCATCAACGTGGGACCACCGCGGCACGTGGAACCCAGCGAGAGCTCTAGCTCGGACATGGAGCGTCTCGCCTTGGACTGCCTGTTCTTCCGGCGCTTCCGCAGACTCGCTGGCATCGTGCTTTCGAATGTCGCCGCCGTGCTTGTGATGGTTGTGCTGCTCGTCTTGTCCGTCGCGTACGAAGTGATCGTCTATCAGGTGGGGCTCACGACAAGCCAGTTCTACGTCGTCCTCGGCAAGAAACACTGGTGGGGTTTCCTAAACCAAACGGCCTTCTGTCTCGGCCTCATCGCGCTTGTTGCGTGCATCAAGAGCGCCAAGCAGTACGTGTCGAGCACGGTCACCGTGCAGTGGCGGCAGCTTCTCACCAAGCGTCTCCAGGAGCTGTACTTCTCGCGCAAGGTCCACTACCGGGTCAACGTGGTCGAGACGGCGATCGACAACCCGGACCAGCGCATCACGCAAGATGTGGACCGACTCTGTCAAGTGCTCAGCGACATCGTGCCCACCCTGCTCATATCACCCTTCACGATAGCCTACTACAGTTACCAGTCTTTCAGCGTCGCGGGGTACATCGGCCCGCTGGCAGTTTTTGTCTACTTTATCATCAGCACGGTTGTGAGCAAGCTTCTCATCACGCGCGTTGTGCCCAGAGTGTACGAGCTGGAAAAGCAAGAAGGTCGCTTCCGGTACAAGCACGCTCAAATAAGGGCAAACTCGGAGTCTGTTGCCTTCTTAGATGGGGAATTCGCTGAGCTGGACTCGACGGAGGACCACCTGCTGGAACTTGTCAAGGCGCAGCAGTCAGTCTATAACCGCCAGTTCCCTCTCAACCTCGGTGTCTACTTTACGGACTATGCAGGCAGCATCCTGAGTTTCCTCATCATAGCAGTGCCCCTCTTCAGTGGCGCGTACGATGATATCTCGACGGCCGACCTCAGTGGAATTATCAGCAAAAACACCTTCGTGTCCATGTACCTGATCAGTTGCTTCAGTAAGTTGGTAGACTTGTCCAGCGGGATTTCAACGGTGGCTGGCAACACGCACAGGATCTCTGTTCTGTTGGAGAGGATGGAAGCTATCAACGAGGAGGATGACCTTCTGGAAAAGATTAAGCAGGCAAAGAAGCCGCACGGTGATGATGACACCGACACAG AAGTGGTGCCACAGTTCATTCTCAAGAACATGTCCTATGGAAGTCCGTACGATGACAACATCTTTGTCGAAGGGCTCACGCTCGAGCTGAGCCCCCCAAAGAGCGTCTTTGTCACAGGACCGAGCAACAGCGGCAAGACGTCCCTGCTGAGAATACTTAAGGGCCTGTGGTCACCGTCTTCTGGATCTGTCATCAGAGAGTTTGGCGGCTCTCTGTTCCTGCCGCAAGTGACATGGTTTGGGAGCGGCAGCCTCAGGTCCCAGCTCTACTACCCGTACACCCCGCCAAGGACCACACCACAGGAAGAGGGAGAGATATGGAG GCTCATCGAGCTAGCTGATCTGGGACACCTTCTGAAGCGATCTGGGGGACTTGATTCTTCCCTGCTGCCCATGTGGTACGAATCGCTGTCCCCAGGCGAACGACAGCGGCTGAGCTTCCTGCGCGTCTTGTGCCAGAGGCCCAAGATGGCCCTCCTTGACGAAGCCACCAGTGCGCTCGACGAGGACACACAGGTGAAGCTTTACCGCGAGTGTCGCAAGCTGGGCATCGCCACTGTGACCATCGGTCACCACGCCTGCCTCGAGCCTCTGCACGACACCACCCTGGAACTTCACGGGGCTGCAAAGGGCGGAACTTGGAGGTTGAAAGAATCGGACCAAACCAATCATGGCGACTCTGCTGCTGTTGATAACTCACACTCTTGA